The Methanobrevibacter sp. genome contains a region encoding:
- a CDS encoding GNAT family N-acetyltransferase, with translation MAELTFRNAREEDVGLILEFIKKLADYEKRLDEVIATEDELKKWVFDKKQAEVIFALEDGKEIGFALFFLSFSTYIGNVNLHLEDLFVDPEYRGKGYGKALLKQLAKIVVERGYGRFEWTCLSWNKPSIDFYLSLGAEQKDWNVFHLTGDELEKLANE, from the coding sequence ATGGCAGAATTAACTTTTAGAAATGCGAGAGAGGAAGATGTCGGTTTGATTTTGGAATTCATCAAAAAGCTGGCAGATTATGAAAAACGATTGGATGAAGTGATTGCAACTGAAGATGAATTGAAAAAATGGGTATTCGACAAAAAACAGGCTGAAGTAATCTTTGCTCTAGAAGACGGTAAAGAAATTGGTTTCGCTTTGTTCTTCTTGAGCTTTTCAACATATATCGGCAATGTCAATCTTCACCTAGAAGACCTCTTCGTCGACCCGGAATATAGAGGCAAAGGATATGGAAAGGCATTGCTTAAACAACTTGCCAAGATAGTTGTCGAAAGAGGATATGGGAGATTTGAATGGACATGTCTTTCCTGGAACAAACCAAGCATTGACTTTTATCTGTCTCTTGGAGCAGAACAGAAAGATTGGAATGTGTTTCACCTGACCGGTGATGAATTAGAAAAATTAGCTAATGAATAA
- the dtd gene encoding D-aminoacyl-tRNA deacylase translates to MKLVVQRVSHASVEVEGRITGEIEQGLMVLVGFGQNDTTREADYLARKLAKLRIFEDENGRMNKSTIDIGAKLLLVPQFTLYAHTKKNRPSFHKALAPDKAEELFGYFADKCREHVGVETGVFGAFMKVDLLNNGPVTILLEKEFES, encoded by the coding sequence ATGAAACTTGTTGTTCAAAGGGTTTCCCATGCAAGCGTTGAAGTCGAAGGCAGAATCACTGGCGAGATAGAGCAAGGATTAATGGTTCTGGTTGGATTTGGCCAGAACGATACGACAAGGGAAGCCGATTACCTGGCTCGAAAACTGGCTAAGCTGAGAATATTTGAAGATGAAAACGGCAGGATGAACAAATCCACCATAGACATTGGAGCCAAATTGCTGTTGGTTCCCCAATTCACATTGTATGCCCATACAAAAAAGAACAGGCCATCATTTCATAAGGCATTAGCACCAGATAAGGCCGAAGAATTGTTTGGTTACTTCGCCGATAAGTGCAGAGAACATGTCGGTGTTGAAACAGGAGTTTTTGGAGCCTTCATGAAAGTTGATTTGTTAAACAATGGGCCGGTTACGATACTGCTTGAAAAGGAATTTGAAAGTTAG
- a CDS encoding TetR/AcrR family transcriptional regulator — MTKDKIFNASVNLFSEFGYDNVSIRRIASEVGIKESSIYNHFKSKESILDEILDYYIFEMTKDEIPLVNVGKNLDISFDYFYKVGLDLYISKLSEAKMMKITRIFLIESYHNEKIKSYVKKQIIENAIDGWTDIFELMKEKRLIKRDCDTRQLAESFYYFGLFLLIEHFIINYPEDDEKFLNDLAIKSQKHMNLIYDSVKIE; from the coding sequence ATGACTAAGGATAAAATTTTTAATGCTTCGGTAAATCTGTTTTCTGAGTTTGGATATGATAATGTATCTATTCGTCGAATTGCTTCTGAAGTTGGAATCAAAGAAAGTTCAATATACAATCATTTCAAAAGCAAGGAATCCATTCTGGATGAAATACTGGATTATTATATATTTGAAATGACAAAAGATGAGATTCCTCTTGTTAATGTGGGCAAAAATCTTGACATTAGTTTTGATTATTTCTACAAGGTTGGCCTGGATTTATATATCTCTAAGTTAAGCGAAGCAAAAATGATGAAAATAACAAGGATCTTTTTAATTGAATCGTATCACAATGAAAAGATAAAAAGTTATGTAAAAAAACAAATCATCGAAAATGCTATCGACGGTTGGACGGATATATTTGAATTAATGAAAGAAAAAAGATTGATTAAAAGGGATTGCGATACTCGACAACTAGCAGAGTCATTCTATTATTTCGGATTGTTCTTGTTGATTGAACATTTCATAATTAATTATCCTGAAGATGATGAAAAATTTCTAAATGATTTGGCCATAAAGTCCCAAAAGCACATGAATCTGATTTATGATTCTGTGAAAATTGAGTGA
- a CDS encoding GNAT family N-acetyltransferase, translating to MNIRLETENDYFDVENMVRNSFWNIYRPGAFEHFIVHNLRDDERFVKDLAYVIEKDNKIIGHINYSKGKIICDDGNGIDALVLGPIAIDENYQNQGYGSELIEYTLELISEKEIPYVFVIGDENYYHRFGFESASRYSIFLEGTDESEECEFFMIKIFNDVEPDFTKATFQNPDVFDVDENDVEEFDRKFEYKEKKIQEGQLGV from the coding sequence ATGAATATAAGACTAGAAACTGAAAATGATTATTTTGACGTTGAAAACATGGTTAGAAATTCCTTCTGGAATATATATCGACCTGGAGCTTTTGAACATTTTATAGTGCACAATTTAAGAGATGATGAAAGGTTCGTTAAGGATTTGGCATATGTGATTGAAAAGGACAATAAGATTATAGGCCATATCAATTATTCGAAGGGCAAGATTATTTGTGATGATGGAAACGGCATCGATGCATTGGTTTTAGGACCAATAGCAATTGATGAAAATTATCAAAATCAGGGATATGGATCTGAACTAATTGAATATACACTAGAATTAATCAGCGAAAAGGAAATTCCCTATGTATTTGTAATAGGTGATGAGAACTACTATCACAGATTCGGATTTGAAAGCGCATCAAGATACAGCATATTTCTAGAAGGAACGGATGAAAGCGAAGAATGCGAATTTTTCATGATAAAAATATTCAATGATGTTGAACCTGATTTCACAAAAGCAACGTTTCAAAATCCGGACGTGTTTGACGTGGATGAAAACGATGTTGAAGAATTCGACAGAAAATTTGAATATAAGGAAAAAAAGATTCAAGAAGGGCAATTGGGTGTTTAA
- a CDS encoding toxic anion resistance protein, translated as MAEFSLDIDEIKSDVETSMKEEEKKLENSNIKNQASENAVAIFEADLDNPQERENILKPIENFGMTDMSKSASRNEMLATRFVDLSKGGKDADNIGEKLSELDRQMKDLDPSKVDFAKKGVLGNLLHPVRKYFEKYEKAEVAISNIIQSLDNSSKVLQNDNTTLLSEENYLREVTNKLMADIELGKQMDESIEAQIQEAEINGVDENKIAIVREEILFPLRQRIMDMQQMIVVNQQGIVSLNVIRRNNKELIRGVNRAKNVTVSALRTGVMVASALYDQKIVMDKINILNETTENIIETTSHMLKEQGSEIQKHSAETMISPDVLKASFAEAIQAIEDVSTYKQQALPKMKETINMFSDMADEGQKVVDKIETNNKNLIE; from the coding sequence ATGGCAGAATTCTCTTTAGATATAGATGAAATCAAAAGTGATGTGGAAACCTCTATGAAAGAGGAAGAAAAGAAATTAGAAAACTCCAATATAAAAAATCAGGCAAGCGAAAATGCTGTTGCCATTTTTGAAGCTGATTTAGACAACCCTCAGGAAAGGGAAAATATCCTGAAGCCAATAGAAAACTTTGGTATGACTGACATGTCCAAATCCGCTTCCAGAAATGAGATGCTGGCAACAAGATTTGTTGATTTGTCCAAAGGCGGAAAAGACGCTGACAATATTGGGGAGAAATTATCCGAACTGGACAGACAAATGAAAGATTTGGATCCAAGCAAGGTCGACTTTGCCAAAAAAGGAGTATTGGGCAATCTTTTACATCCTGTCAGGAAATACTTCGAAAAATATGAAAAGGCGGAAGTGGCCATTTCCAATATCATCCAATCACTTGACAACAGCAGCAAAGTCTTGCAGAATGACAACACCACTCTTTTAAGTGAAGAGAACTACTTAAGGGAAGTTACAAATAAGCTGATGGCCGATATTGAACTCGGTAAACAGATGGATGAATCAATCGAAGCTCAAATTCAGGAAGCTGAGATTAATGGTGTCGATGAAAATAAGATAGCCATTGTACGTGAAGAGATTTTGTTCCCTTTAAGGCAAAGAATCATGGATATGCAACAGATGATTGTTGTAAACCAACAGGGAATAGTTTCCCTTAATGTAATTAGAAGAAACAACAAGGAACTTATTCGTGGAGTTAACAGGGCAAAGAACGTGACTGTTTCAGCTTTAAGAACAGGTGTAATGGTTGCAAGTGCATTGTATGACCAAAAAATAGTTATGGATAAAATAAATATCCTGAACGAAACCACTGAAAACATCATAGAGACAACTTCGCACATGCTTAAGGAACAGGGAAGTGAAATCCAAAAGCACAGTGCAGAAACCATGATTTCCCCGGATGTCTTGAAAGCTTCATTTGCTGAAGCTATTCAGGCAATTGAAGATGTAAGCACATATAAGCAACAAGCACTTCCTAAGATGAAAGAAACAATCAACATGTTCTCTGATATGGCTGATGAAGGTCAGAAAGTTGTCGACAAAATAGAAACAAATAATAAAAATTTGATTGAATAA
- a CDS encoding flavodoxin family protein, translated as MKYLIINGSPRKKNTWMMVQQVQKNLDGSFEEIHLFEEEIPLCKGCYNCIMKGEQFCPHKNLIMPIVEKIKEADGLIIASPVYAMNVTALLKNFLDHTAYLYHRPEFFTKKAIVVVSTAGAGQKKVANYIDETLRHWGVNKVYKISLACGGKDSLEREKIDKIAKKFRKDMDSEKLHSPKFMDIIFYNVWRAMALTDEPIPADKEFWFKTELVKYDFAPEVKLGIIKKIFAKLMFNILKRVM; from the coding sequence ATGAAATATTTGATTATTAATGGATCTCCAAGAAAGAAGAACACATGGATGATGGTACAGCAAGTTCAAAAGAATTTAGATGGTTCTTTTGAAGAAATACATTTATTTGAAGAGGAAATTCCTTTATGTAAAGGTTGCTACAATTGCATCATGAAAGGCGAGCAATTCTGCCCGCATAAAAATCTGATAATGCCTATTGTGGAAAAGATAAAAGAGGCTGACGGACTGATAATTGCTTCTCCTGTTTATGCAATGAATGTAACCGCACTTCTTAAAAATTTCTTAGACCATACGGCTTATCTATATCACAGGCCAGAATTTTTCACAAAAAAAGCCATCGTGGTTGTATCTACAGCCGGTGCAGGCCAGAAGAAAGTGGCAAATTACATTGATGAGACATTAAGGCATTGGGGAGTAAATAAAGTATATAAAATTTCTCTTGCATGCGGTGGAAAAGACAGCCTTGAGAGAGAAAAAATTGATAAGATAGCTAAAAAGTTCAGAAAGGACATGGATTCAGAAAAACTGCATTCCCCTAAATTTATGGACATTATATTTTACAATGTCTGGAGAGCTATGGCGCTAACAGATGAACCTATTCCTGCAGACAAGGAATTTTGGTTTAAAACAGAGCTAGTTAAATATGATTTTGCACCTGAAGTAAAATTAGGCATAATCAAAAAGATTTTTGCAAAATTGATGTTCAATATATTAAAAAGAGTAATGTAA
- a CDS encoding zinc ribbon domain-containing protein, whose amino-acid sequence MTKYCPDCGKELPDEAHFCLECGHDFFQTDNSKPTNIKNKDSIFTNGKIFLILIVVIIIVGAVILLSFGLGGDGNDNSGNTVEHVVDLTITGVGGWDSDSYSRNSYTLYTKAIFNKVPSDLSGYNVKTTYYDRNGSEIGHEIETLKDIYYDSDYALSFGHYTTYIMPNPDYVVVEIIKDGEVVEKFNSTIDQSSIDFLN is encoded by the coding sequence ATGACTAAATATTGTCCTGACTGTGGAAAGGAATTGCCTGATGAAGCGCATTTCTGTCTTGAATGCGGACATGACTTTTTCCAAACAGATAACTCCAAACCTACCAATATTAAAAATAAAGACAGTATATTTACAAACGGAAAGATTTTTTTGATTTTAATTGTTGTTATCATTATTGTTGGTGCCGTTATTCTGCTTAGTTTTGGATTGGGTGGAGATGGAAATGATAATTCCGGCAATACAGTTGAACATGTTGTCGATTTGACAATTACGGGGGTTGGTGGTTGGGATAGTGATAGTTATAGTAGAAATTCATATACTCTCTATACTAAAGCAATTTTTAACAAGGTTCCCTCCGATTTAAGCGGATATAATGTTAAAACAACATATTACGATAGGAATGGTAGTGAAATAGGTCATGAAATAGAAACATTAAAAGACATTTATTATGATAGTGATTATGCGCTTAGTTTTGGTCATTATACAACTTATATAATGCCAAATCCCGATTATGTAGTTGTGGAAATAATTAAAGATGGTGAAGTAGTAGAAAAGTTTAATTCAACAATAGATCAAAGTAGTATTGATTTTTTAAATTAA
- the ung gene encoding uracil-DNA glycosylase: MIGNDWDLALKEEFKKDYFLKINEFVDGEYRTKTVYPPYEDIFNAFKLTPLSSVKVVVLGQDPYHEPGQAHGLAFSTPDGRTIPRSLKNIFKEINEEFSYSIPESGCLEKWAREGVFLLNTVLTVEKGNANSHSKCGWQTFTDNVIRILNKQDQPIVYLLWGKQAEKKKELIDNPKHLVLITSHPSPFSARRGFFGCNHFRLANEYLKENNLEEIDWKL; the protein is encoded by the coding sequence ATGATAGGCAATGATTGGGATTTGGCGCTTAAGGAAGAATTTAAAAAGGATTATTTTTTAAAAATAAATGAATTTGTAGATGGGGAATATAGAACAAAAACTGTCTATCCTCCCTATGAAGACATTTTCAATGCATTTAAGTTGACTCCATTAAGCAGTGTTAAAGTTGTTGTTTTGGGCCAGGACCCATATCATGAACCAGGACAGGCCCATGGACTTGCATTCTCAACACCTGACGGAAGAACGATACCAAGATCACTTAAAAACATCTTCAAGGAAATCAATGAAGAGTTCTCATACTCAATTCCAGAATCAGGATGTCTTGAAAAGTGGGCTCGTGAAGGCGTGTTTCTGCTCAATACTGTTTTGACTGTTGAAAAGGGCAATGCAAACTCACACAGCAAATGCGGATGGCAAACATTCACAGATAATGTTATCAGGATTCTGAACAAACAGGACCAGCCTATCGTTTATCTGCTTTGGGGAAAGCAAGCTGAAAAGAAAAAGGAACTGATAGACAATCCAAAGCATTTGGTTTTAATAACTTCCCATCCTTCTCCGTTTTCTGCAAGACGAGGTTTTTTTGGCTGCAATCATTTCAGACTGGCCAATGAATATCTTAAGGAAAACAACTTGGAAGAGATTGATTGGAAACTGTAA
- a CDS encoding MFS transporter, translated as MKFDLETVVIFVSFITSFFAVFLSNGIIIGVPAIASEFAMNNVIQNWVPTIFFLVVAVFTVPAGQISGKFGVKKSLLMGVIVYLIASIGACLSFSTESFLVFRILQGAGVAFLNVSAMAMVVHAVKPQNRGKALGFTVTGVYLATSLSPVLCGFLVHNLGWRSMFYFVIPFLVLCILLMVFKIPGEWKTYEKDKIDKFGSILYGLGILAFIYGFTTLTTTNGLILTIIGLIILVIFGAYELRQKSPVFNMNLFKNKKFTSSNIAALCSYIAVMVVTTILNYHFQYVRGWNAQMSGLILIITPIIMAIMAPNAGKLSDKIHPQKLAALGMSIATVALLILTFLNKDTPLYLVVIAMILQGFGMGLFSSPNMNAIMSSVPPKDAPTASASQATMRTIGQTMSLGLLTLVFAWVMSNLELAPQYAGMIVNASQIICGICTLACILAVFASLVGIKSKDKFNTDRPN; from the coding sequence ATGAAATTCGATTTGGAAACTGTTGTAATATTTGTTTCATTTATTACATCGTTTTTTGCAGTATTTTTATCAAATGGGATTATTATAGGGGTTCCAGCCATTGCAAGCGAATTTGCAATGAATAATGTTATTCAAAACTGGGTTCCTACAATATTCTTCTTAGTAGTTGCTGTTTTTACAGTTCCGGCAGGACAGATTTCAGGGAAATTCGGCGTTAAGAAATCATTGTTGATGGGAGTCATCGTTTATTTAATTGCATCAATCGGTGCTTGTCTTTCATTTTCAACAGAATCATTTTTGGTTTTCAGAATACTTCAGGGCGCAGGTGTTGCATTCCTAAACGTGTCTGCAATGGCAATGGTAGTCCATGCAGTAAAACCACAAAACAGAGGAAAAGCTTTAGGATTTACCGTTACAGGCGTTTATCTTGCAACTTCACTATCACCTGTGCTTTGCGGATTTTTGGTGCATAACCTGGGTTGGAGATCAATGTTCTACTTTGTAATTCCATTTTTAGTCTTATGTATTCTATTGATGGTATTCAAGATTCCAGGAGAATGGAAAACATATGAAAAGGACAAAATCGACAAGTTCGGTTCCATTTTATATGGTCTTGGAATATTGGCATTCATATATGGATTTACAACACTGACAACAACTAACGGTTTGATCCTAACCATTATCGGATTAATCATTTTAGTGATATTTGGAGCTTATGAGCTAAGGCAAAAATCTCCTGTATTCAATATGAATCTATTCAAGAACAAAAAGTTCACTTCATCAAACATTGCCGCGCTATGCAGTTACATTGCAGTAATGGTAGTCACAACAATACTAAACTATCATTTCCAATATGTCAGAGGATGGAATGCACAGATGTCCGGTTTGATATTGATTATCACACCAATAATAATGGCAATAATGGCCCCTAATGCGGGCAAGCTTTCAGACAAGATACATCCTCAGAAGCTTGCAGCTTTAGGAATGTCTATAGCTACAGTGGCTCTTTTGATATTGACCTTCCTGAATAAGGACACTCCGCTTTATCTAGTTGTTATTGCAATGATTTTGCAGGGTTTCGGAATGGGACTCTTCTCAAGCCCAAACATGAATGCTATAATGAGTTCAGTGCCTCCAAAAGATGCTCCGACAGCTTCAGCATCACAGGCAACAATGAGGACTATAGGACAAACTATGAGTCTGGGCCTTTTGACTTTGGTATTTGCTTGGGTTATGTCCAATTTGGAATTGGCCCCCCAATATGCAGGCATGATTGTTAATGCGTCCCAGATAATATGTGGAATTTGTACTCTAGCATGTATTCTGGCAGTGTTCGCTTCACTTGTTGGAATCAAATCAAAAGACAAATTCAACACTGACAGACCAAATTAA
- a CDS encoding YgjV family protein: MNLPLNIIIGNVISLIAGIFLILSMWVNDEKRAYKHQFLNAFVLMISSIFFLSWTGVTTMAIAATRNAFVYKDRLTFNWTVFFIILSVVIGLMVNTMGFIGLLPIIAIIQITICNYCLKSIKWIKLSFIVNEVFYIIYFIAIYDISSSVIELFTALVGLISFVKLIKDESDS, translated from the coding sequence ATGAATTTGCCGTTAAACATCATAATTGGAAATGTAATATCCCTAATAGCCGGTATTTTTCTCATATTGAGCATGTGGGTCAATGATGAGAAAAGAGCATATAAACATCAGTTTTTGAATGCTTTCGTTTTGATGATATCATCCATTTTCTTTTTATCCTGGACCGGCGTTACTACAATGGCAATAGCAGCAACAAGAAATGCTTTTGTATATAAGGATAGATTAACATTTAACTGGACTGTATTTTTCATTATTTTATCTGTTGTCATTGGTTTGATGGTAAATACAATGGGTTTTATTGGTTTGTTGCCTATCATTGCAATAATTCAGATTACGATTTGCAATTATTGCTTAAAATCAATTAAATGGATTAAATTGAGTTTCATTGTCAATGAAGTATTCTATATCATCTATTTCATTGCAATCTATGACATTTCCTCTTCAGTAATTGAGCTTTTTACTGCATTGGTAGGGCTGATTTCATTTGTGAAATTGATTAAAGATGAATCCGATAGTTAA
- a CDS encoding pyridoxamine 5'-phosphate oxidase family protein, whose product MRRKKQELSAEECIGMLINEPRGVLGLLGDDDYPYAIPMSHVYVDGKIYFHGAQKGHKLDAAKKHEKVSYCVVDKGVKNDGEWWYTFKSVIVFGKIKTLTKRDEKIDKLTHLGDKFFPTHEDTVNEINKLLDKTEVFEITIEHMSGKITVEK is encoded by the coding sequence ATGAGAAGAAAAAAACAGGAACTCTCAGCTGAAGAATGTATCGGCATGTTGATTAATGAGCCTCGAGGTGTTCTCGGCCTATTGGGTGATGATGACTATCCATATGCAATTCCAATGAGCCATGTATATGTTGATGGAAAGATTTACTTCCATGGAGCTCAAAAAGGCCACAAATTGGATGCTGCAAAAAAGCATGAGAAGGTTTCATATTGTGTTGTTGACAAAGGTGTTAAAAACGATGGTGAATGGTGGTATACATTCAAGAGTGTGATTGTCTTTGGAAAAATCAAGACATTGACAAAAAGAGATGAGAAAATAGACAAGTTAACTCACTTGGGAGACAAGTTCTTCCCGACTCATGAGGATACTGTTAATGAAATAAACAAATTGTTGGATAAGACTGAAGTCTTTGAAATAACAATTGAACATATGAGCGGTAAGATTACCGTTGAAAAATAA
- a CDS encoding zinc ribbon domain-containing protein, with protein MDFENMKFCQSCAMPMADDDFGSQKDGSKSEDYCKYCYQNGEFTSDITMQEMIDFCVPKTAEATGMSEDEARKMSEEMFPKLKRWMK; from the coding sequence ATGGATTTTGAAAACATGAAATTTTGCCAATCCTGTGCAATGCCTATGGCTGATGATGACTTTGGAAGCCAAAAAGACGGTTCGAAAAGTGAGGATTACTGCAAATACTGTTACCAGAACGGTGAATTTACCAGTGACATTACAATGCAGGAAATGATTGACTTTTGCGTTCCAAAAACAGCAGAAGCTACTGGCATGAGTGAAGATGAAGCAAGAAAAATGTCTGAAGAGATGTTTCCAAAACTCAAAAGATGGATGAAATAA
- a CDS encoding MarR family winged helix-turn-helix transcriptional regulator: MEGENTQHLAKNSPFIAWIHNISLNQQKYMKARIEELDFDHNVRYIMFIYDNPNCSQDDLVNMFGQSKGNIAKILKKYEDEGYIKRKTNPENRRKYMLNTTDKGSKIVPKIRQISKEWDEQVGLTDEDFEIKKRLMEIAIKGMKLVEEK, encoded by the coding sequence ATGGAAGGGGAAAACACTCAACATTTGGCTAAAAATTCACCGTTCATTGCATGGATCCACAATATCTCTTTAAATCAACAGAAATATATGAAAGCAAGGATAGAAGAGCTGGATTTTGACCATAATGTGAGATATATAATGTTTATATACGACAATCCCAATTGCTCCCAGGATGATTTGGTAAACATGTTTGGACAAAGCAAGGGAAATATTGCCAAGATATTAAAAAAATACGAGGACGAAGGATACATAAAAAGAAAAACCAATCCCGAAAACAGACGGAAATACATGTTGAATACAACTGATAAAGGAAGTAAAATCGTTCCGAAAATCAGGCAAATCTCAAAAGAATGGGATGAGCAGGTAGGATTGACAGACGAAGATTTTGAAATCAAAAAAAGACTTATGGAAATTGCTATTAAAGGCATGAAATTAGTAGAGGAAAAATAA
- a CDS encoding tetratricopeptide repeat protein: MGLTDKIFKKEDEKSKREVGDNFDKSEADRIFDALDNVKAKKKRDTPEYLKKEMDKTKEVSVLIDKAQNLMMSEKFDEAIPLFKKAIVIMPESSEAYIGLADIYSLQNDKGSEIDILKSGISNISNSKDKNELIKRLKELNN; this comes from the coding sequence ATGGGATTAACTGACAAGATATTTAAAAAAGAAGATGAAAAGTCCAAAAGAGAAGTGGGAGATAATTTTGACAAGTCTGAAGCAGATAGAATTTTTGACGCTTTGGACAATGTGAAAGCAAAAAAGAAAAGGGACACTCCCGAGTATCTAAAAAAAGAGATGGACAAAACAAAAGAAGTGTCCGTGCTAATTGATAAAGCCCAGAATCTGATGATGTCTGAGAAATTCGACGAGGCCATACCTTTATTTAAAAAGGCAATAGTCATCATGCCAGAATCCAGCGAAGCATATATTGGGCTTGCTGATATTTACAGCCTGCAGAATGATAAGGGCAGTGAAATCGACATTTTAAAATCTGGCATTAGTAATATCAGCAATAGCAAGGATAAAAATGAGCTAATCAAACGTTTAAAGGAATTGAACAATTAA
- a CDS encoding alpha/beta hydrolase — MGKKLKISIIILIILTIAIGIYLSDYQHAEPTATDYLNGTDNVSVVKTSNGLLLDGYGNDTALIFYPGAKVEYTSYLPMFTQLAGQGVDCYIVEMPFNLAFLGKDSADSIINNSTYEHYFVSGHSLGGVMAADYAAHSNSTDGLILFAAYPSNNVTVPTLSIYGSNDTVLNMENYNKTESLIQGNFTEFIIEGGNHAQFGYYGPQSGDGQASISAESQQQQCVDEIIKFISQYT; from the coding sequence ATGGGTAAAAAACTAAAAATATCTATTATAATTCTAATCATACTAACAATAGCTATTGGAATATATCTATCTGATTATCAGCATGCAGAGCCGACTGCTACTGATTACTTGAATGGAACAGACAATGTCAGTGTCGTTAAAACGTCCAATGGTTTACTATTGGATGGATATGGAAATGATACTGCATTAATTTTCTATCCTGGAGCTAAAGTGGAATACACTTCCTATTTGCCAATGTTTACGCAGCTTGCCGGCCAGGGAGTGGATTGCTATATAGTTGAAATGCCATTCAATTTGGCATTTCTCGGCAAGGACAGTGCGGATTCAATAATTAACAATTCCACTTATGAACATTATTTCGTTTCAGGCCATTCCTTGGGAGGGGTTATGGCTGCCGATTATGCTGCACACTCCAATTCAACTGATGGGCTGATATTGTTTGCAGCATATCCGAGCAACAATGTCACTGTACCTACATTATCAATATATGGCTCAAACGATACAGTTCTGAATATGGAAAATTACAACAAGACAGAATCTTTAATTCAAGGTAATTTCACCGAATTCATAATTGAAGGGGGCAACCATGCCCAGTTTGGATACTACGGCCCTCAATCCGGTGACGGGCAGGCCAGCATTTCTGCTGAAAGTCAACAGCAGCAATGTGTCGATGAAATAATCAAGTTCATCAGCCAATACACTTAA